In Helianthus annuus cultivar XRQ/B chromosome 8, HanXRQr2.0-SUNRISE, whole genome shotgun sequence, a single genomic region encodes these proteins:
- the LOC110871593 gene encoding uncharacterized protein LOC110871593 isoform X4 produces MEMHSTMTWRCGYNFLRHQHVVQVDYTTFIKERRRRNTQKFVRRFRFRRPHLKRRGLLGSNPGEKTLTGVYKEKMVAHTRSLSRGKGKTNLEPDVICVSSGTRSRRQRNSHVACVLFDSTEEDVTPPRANIKRQITKRKQTDYCGSPTKKRKKHRQPAQQIPALNTRSSPKQLFSAMMVLSDRQKESIKAMGFGGLLGLSVNGIPEKLAFHVVDSFDAKSLTLNIGNASLVVDAGLISKLLGIRNTGLRFADVEVAKTLPPSLKAWRARFPPTTYIAPSLISAEIQKDTYSDMAFFRTDFALLFLTAMGSSQQNGYVKDKILKRLTAETRYEDYNWCEFIIECLRKCKKKWRPSDPKCCWVGPLTVLTLLYVDCTQQPACNTGVGVRALHYWTKDLLTRRQDYEIANGGFGRGRVKPLSEAPAENGGAEQASIVDEWLQELAALRSKIEKTLSDRLNLDPDNEDHRRLKRKYLEVLDVLPCLPDEGLETFEEGDMLNRTAGGSSSPPSALAEGVEQAAQDDTNVASDSADEHEECNLNVLIAGIAKTAVEGDGASLRDVSIVCDTFPGTRGAAGGDDADDGADEPDMGNVGAVTACSGGAGYKQAESLEGVNHGEDQLAVDSQGTVSLGENSQVDASVPVETRVGRSDVESPANVGKSDSGDVTGGPEATPDDGNKETGATVDDGVENAQADVDGSPPAADVLQQQAASLLRPLAVCGLFAPSVRSPRLAAEIENVSEPGTGVAAERTDGVTTEGVQVSVKTGGGETVVNRSSTMELGIGSVGRGRGWTKSSIAARLLIGPPSVSAGCSSGLRAADYVPGVSCEGEQPVGVDGGRSRVGGSSHPSFSLGISQEVACGAGAGEKSPGVQTDFGPGPSDDLDVSATISSPVRSPLSFKSWVREGEAPTKVDVASGSQPSFSLGISQSVPCERQPNGKNSTGNEAGPGSVRSGGAGGTDGARRRLGADICGWVPIATRGPFDMAEGSKRTGTGGAPEANGAYSSKTNQSVSREAALAFQP; encoded by the exons ATGGAGATGCACTCTACAATGACATGGAGATGCGGATACAACTTTTTAAGGCACCAACATGTGGTACAAGTGGACTATACTACTTTCATAAAAGAAAG GCGACGAAGAAACACCCAAAAATTCGTTCGGCGATTCCGATTTCGGCGTCCACATTTGAAACGGCGAGGACTCCTAGGTTCAAATCCAGGAGAAAAAACGTTAACAG GTGTTTACAAGGAAAAAATGGTTGCACATACCAGAAGCTTGAGCCGGGGGAAGGGGAAGACAAATTTAGAACCAGATGTTATATGCGTTAGTTCCG GCACGAGGTCCCGGCGTCAGCGCAATAGTCATGTCGCTTGTGTGCTCTTTGACTCGACCGAAGAAGATGTCACGCCCCCACGGGCGAACATCAAACGGCAGATAACGAAGCGGAAGCAAACGGACTATTGTGGCTCCCCGACGAAAAAGAGGAAGAAACACAGACAACCAGCACAACAGATTCCAGCGTTGAATACACGATCTTCCCCGAAGCAATTATTCAGTGCCATGATGGTTTTAAGTGATCGTCAGAAAGAGTCTATTAAGGCAATGGGTTTCGGGGGCTTGTTAGGTCTGAGTGTCAATGGGATTCCTGAGAAGTTAGCCTTCCATGTGGTGGATAGTTTTGATGCGAAGTCGCTGACGTTAAACATAGGTAACGCCAGCCTGGTGGTTGACGCGGGGTTGATTAGCAAATTGTTAGGGATACGAAACACAGGTTTGAGGTTTGCTGATGTCGAGGTAGCCAAGACGCTTCCTCCATCGTTGAAGGCGTGGCGGGCACGCTTCCCACCAACAACTTACATAGCCCCTTCACTGATTTCGGCCGAAATACAGAAGGACACGTATTCGGACATGGCGTTTTTTCGTACCGATTTTGCCTTGCTTTTCCTCACTGCGATGGGCAGTTCACAGCAGAACGGTTATGTCAAAGACAAGATTTTGAAGCGTTTGACAGCGGAAACAAGATACGAAGATTACAATTGGTGTGAATTCATTATCGAGTGTTTGAGGAAGTGTAAGAAAAAATGGAGGCCATCGGACCCCAAGTGTTGCTGGGTTGGGCCGTTGACGGTCCTGACG TTGTTGTATGTAGACTGCACGCAGCAGCCAGCGTGCAACACCGGCGTTGGGGTCCGCGCACTTCATTACTGGACAAAAGATCTTTTGACGCGTCGTCAGGACTACGAGATAGCGAACGGAGGGTTCGGGCGTGGACGGGTGAAACCTCTAAGTGAGGCCCCAGCTGAAAACGGTGGAGCTGAACAG GCGAGCATTGTGGATGAATGGTTACAAGAGTTAGCTGCTTTAAGGTCCAAAATAGAGAAGACCTTAAGCGATCGGTTGAACCTGGATCCGGACAACGAGGATCATAGGAGGTTGAAGCGGAAATACCTCGAAGTGTTAGACGTGTTGCCATGTCTGCCGGATGAGGGATTAGAGACCTTCGAGGAAGGCGACATGCTGAATAGAACAGCCGGGGGTTCTTCCAGCCCTCCGTCCGCCCTAGCAG AGGGGGTTGAGCAAGCGGCGCAAGACGACACAAATGTTGCTTCTGATTCTGCCGACGAACACGAAGAGTGTAATTTAAATGTGTTGATAGCAGGTATCGCCAAAACCGCAGTGGAGGGGGACGGCGCGAGCCTGAGAGATGTAAGCATAGTCTGTGACACCTTTCCAG GGACGCGTGGCGCTGCGGGGGGAGACGATGCCGACGATGGCGCCGATGAACCAGATATGGGCAATGTTGGGGCTGTTACCGCATGTAGTGGCGGTGCTGGGTACAAGCAGGCTGAAAGTTTGGAGGGGGTGAATCACGGGGAAGACCAGTTGGCGGTTGACAGCCAGGGTACAGTGAGCTTGGGGGAAAACAGTCAAGTCGATGCTAGCGTGCCGGTCGAAACGAGAGTGGGGCGCTCGGACGTTGAGAGCCCGGCGAATGTTGGCAAGTCAG ACTCGGGTGACGTTACGGGCGGTCCTGAAGCCACGCCCGATGATGGGAACAAAGAAACGGGCGCAACCGTCGACGACGGTGTTGAAAATGCACAGGCGGATGTTGATGGGAGCCCACCTGCCGCCGACGTTTTGCAGCAGCAGGCTGCCTCATTGCTTCGGCCCCTGGCTGTATGCGGGCTGTTTGCTCCGTCGGTTCGATCACCCAGGCTCGCAGCCGAAATTGAAAATGTTTCAGAACCTGGAACAG GGGTGGCCGCTGAACGGACTGATGGCGTGACAACGGAAGGGGTGCAAGTGAGCGTTAAGACTGGCGGAGGTGAGACGGTTGTTAATCGCAGTTCGACGATGGAACTGGGGATTGGGTCTGTTGGGCGGGGGCGAGGCTGGACCAAGTCATCAATTGCCGCGAGGCTTCTTATCGGGCCCCCGTCTGTCAGCGCAGGCTGTTCCTCGGGCTTGCGTGCAGCAGACTACGTGCCCGGGGTATCTTGCGAGGGGGAACAGCCTGTGG GTGTTGACGGTGGCAGAAGCCGGGTGGGGGGCAGTAGCCATCCGAGTTTTAGCTTGGGGATCTCGCAGGAAGTAGCGTGTGGCGCGGGAGCAGGCGAAAAATCACCTG GTGTCCAGACTGACTTCGGACCCGGGCCTTCGGATGATCTGGACGTGTCGGCCACCATATCTAGCCCTGTCAGAAGCCCTCTAAGCTTCAAGTCATGGGTGCGCGAAGGTGAGGCCCCTACGAAGGTTGATGTTGCGTCGGGTAGCCAACCTAGTTTCAGTCTGGGGATATCGCAGAGTGTGCCTTGTGAGCGGCAGCCAAACGGGAAAAACTCGA CAGGTAATGAGGCCGGACCGGGTTCCGTACGTAGTGGTGGTGCGGGCGGCACCGACGGTGCAAGAAGACGTTTAGGAGCTGATATCTGCGGCTGGGTCCCTATTGCAACCCGGGGCCCGTTCGACATGGCAGAGGGCAGTAAGCGCACGGGGACTGGGGGGGCACCCGAAGCAAACGGAGCCTATTCAAGCAAGACCAATCAGAGCGTTTCACGAGAAGCCGCGCTTGCGTTCCAACCCTGA
- the LOC110871593 gene encoding uncharacterized protein LOC110871593 isoform X2 codes for MEMHSTMTWRCGYNFLRHQHVVQVDYTTFIKERRRRNTQKFVRRFRFRRPHLKRRGLLGSNPGEKTLTGVYKEKMVAHTRSLSRGKGKTNLEPDVICVSSGTRSRRQRNSHVACVLFDSTEEDVTPPRANIKRQITKRKQTDYCGSPTKKRKKHRQPAQQIPALNTRSSPKQLFSAMMVLSDRQKESIKAMGFGGLLGLSVNGIPEKLAFHVVDSFDAKSLTLNIGNASLVVDAGLISKLLGIRNTGLRFADVEVAKTLPPSLKAWRARFPPTTYIAPSLISAEIQKDTYSDMAFFRTDFALLFLTAMGSSQQNGYVKDKILKRLTAETRYEDYNWCEFIIECLRKCKKKWRPSDPKCCWVGPLTVLTLLYVDCTQQPACNTGVGVRALHYWTKDLLTRRQDYEIANGGFGRGRVKPLSEAPAENGGAEQASIVDEWLQELAALRSKIEKTLSDRLNLDPDNEDHRRLKRKYLEVLDVLPCLPDEGLETFEEGDMLNRTAGGSSSPPSALAEGVEQAAQDDTNVASDSADEHEECNLNVLIAGIAKTAVEGDGASLRDVSIVCDTFPGTRGAAGGDDADDGADEPDMGNVGAVTACSGGAGYKQAESLEGVNHGEDQLAVDSQGTVSLGENSQVDASVPVETRVGRSDVESPANVGKSDSGDVTGGPEATPDDGNKETGATVDDGVENAQADVDGSPPAADVLQQQAASLLRPLAVCGLFAPSVRSPRLAAEIENVSEPGTGVAAERTDGVTTEGVQVSVKTGGGETVVNRSSTMELGIGSVGRGRGWTKSSIAARLLIGPPSVSAGCSSGLRAADYVPGVSCEGEQPVGVDGGRSRVGGSSHPSFSLGISQEVACGAGAGEKSPVAGVQTDFGPGPSDDLDVSATISSPVRSPLSFKSWVREGEAPTKVDVASGSQPSFSLGISQSVPCERQPNGKNSSNEAGPGSVRSGGAGGTDGARRRLGADICGWVPIATRGPFDMAEGSKRTGTGGAPEANGAYSSKTNQSVSREAALAFQP; via the exons ATGGAGATGCACTCTACAATGACATGGAGATGCGGATACAACTTTTTAAGGCACCAACATGTGGTACAAGTGGACTATACTACTTTCATAAAAGAAAG GCGACGAAGAAACACCCAAAAATTCGTTCGGCGATTCCGATTTCGGCGTCCACATTTGAAACGGCGAGGACTCCTAGGTTCAAATCCAGGAGAAAAAACGTTAACAG GTGTTTACAAGGAAAAAATGGTTGCACATACCAGAAGCTTGAGCCGGGGGAAGGGGAAGACAAATTTAGAACCAGATGTTATATGCGTTAGTTCCG GCACGAGGTCCCGGCGTCAGCGCAATAGTCATGTCGCTTGTGTGCTCTTTGACTCGACCGAAGAAGATGTCACGCCCCCACGGGCGAACATCAAACGGCAGATAACGAAGCGGAAGCAAACGGACTATTGTGGCTCCCCGACGAAAAAGAGGAAGAAACACAGACAACCAGCACAACAGATTCCAGCGTTGAATACACGATCTTCCCCGAAGCAATTATTCAGTGCCATGATGGTTTTAAGTGATCGTCAGAAAGAGTCTATTAAGGCAATGGGTTTCGGGGGCTTGTTAGGTCTGAGTGTCAATGGGATTCCTGAGAAGTTAGCCTTCCATGTGGTGGATAGTTTTGATGCGAAGTCGCTGACGTTAAACATAGGTAACGCCAGCCTGGTGGTTGACGCGGGGTTGATTAGCAAATTGTTAGGGATACGAAACACAGGTTTGAGGTTTGCTGATGTCGAGGTAGCCAAGACGCTTCCTCCATCGTTGAAGGCGTGGCGGGCACGCTTCCCACCAACAACTTACATAGCCCCTTCACTGATTTCGGCCGAAATACAGAAGGACACGTATTCGGACATGGCGTTTTTTCGTACCGATTTTGCCTTGCTTTTCCTCACTGCGATGGGCAGTTCACAGCAGAACGGTTATGTCAAAGACAAGATTTTGAAGCGTTTGACAGCGGAAACAAGATACGAAGATTACAATTGGTGTGAATTCATTATCGAGTGTTTGAGGAAGTGTAAGAAAAAATGGAGGCCATCGGACCCCAAGTGTTGCTGGGTTGGGCCGTTGACGGTCCTGACG TTGTTGTATGTAGACTGCACGCAGCAGCCAGCGTGCAACACCGGCGTTGGGGTCCGCGCACTTCATTACTGGACAAAAGATCTTTTGACGCGTCGTCAGGACTACGAGATAGCGAACGGAGGGTTCGGGCGTGGACGGGTGAAACCTCTAAGTGAGGCCCCAGCTGAAAACGGTGGAGCTGAACAG GCGAGCATTGTGGATGAATGGTTACAAGAGTTAGCTGCTTTAAGGTCCAAAATAGAGAAGACCTTAAGCGATCGGTTGAACCTGGATCCGGACAACGAGGATCATAGGAGGTTGAAGCGGAAATACCTCGAAGTGTTAGACGTGTTGCCATGTCTGCCGGATGAGGGATTAGAGACCTTCGAGGAAGGCGACATGCTGAATAGAACAGCCGGGGGTTCTTCCAGCCCTCCGTCCGCCCTAGCAG AGGGGGTTGAGCAAGCGGCGCAAGACGACACAAATGTTGCTTCTGATTCTGCCGACGAACACGAAGAGTGTAATTTAAATGTGTTGATAGCAGGTATCGCCAAAACCGCAGTGGAGGGGGACGGCGCGAGCCTGAGAGATGTAAGCATAGTCTGTGACACCTTTCCAG GGACGCGTGGCGCTGCGGGGGGAGACGATGCCGACGATGGCGCCGATGAACCAGATATGGGCAATGTTGGGGCTGTTACCGCATGTAGTGGCGGTGCTGGGTACAAGCAGGCTGAAAGTTTGGAGGGGGTGAATCACGGGGAAGACCAGTTGGCGGTTGACAGCCAGGGTACAGTGAGCTTGGGGGAAAACAGTCAAGTCGATGCTAGCGTGCCGGTCGAAACGAGAGTGGGGCGCTCGGACGTTGAGAGCCCGGCGAATGTTGGCAAGTCAG ACTCGGGTGACGTTACGGGCGGTCCTGAAGCCACGCCCGATGATGGGAACAAAGAAACGGGCGCAACCGTCGACGACGGTGTTGAAAATGCACAGGCGGATGTTGATGGGAGCCCACCTGCCGCCGACGTTTTGCAGCAGCAGGCTGCCTCATTGCTTCGGCCCCTGGCTGTATGCGGGCTGTTTGCTCCGTCGGTTCGATCACCCAGGCTCGCAGCCGAAATTGAAAATGTTTCAGAACCTGGAACAG GGGTGGCCGCTGAACGGACTGATGGCGTGACAACGGAAGGGGTGCAAGTGAGCGTTAAGACTGGCGGAGGTGAGACGGTTGTTAATCGCAGTTCGACGATGGAACTGGGGATTGGGTCTGTTGGGCGGGGGCGAGGCTGGACCAAGTCATCAATTGCCGCGAGGCTTCTTATCGGGCCCCCGTCTGTCAGCGCAGGCTGTTCCTCGGGCTTGCGTGCAGCAGACTACGTGCCCGGGGTATCTTGCGAGGGGGAACAGCCTGTGG GTGTTGACGGTGGCAGAAGCCGGGTGGGGGGCAGTAGCCATCCGAGTTTTAGCTTGGGGATCTCGCAGGAAGTAGCGTGTGGCGCGGGAGCAGGCGAAAAATCACCTG TAGCAGGTGTCCAGACTGACTTCGGACCCGGGCCTTCGGATGATCTGGACGTGTCGGCCACCATATCTAGCCCTGTCAGAAGCCCTCTAAGCTTCAAGTCATGGGTGCGCGAAGGTGAGGCCCCTACGAAGGTTGATGTTGCGTCGGGTAGCCAACCTAGTTTCAGTCTGGGGATATCGCAGAGTGTGCCTTGTGAGCGGCAGCCAAACGGGAAAAACTCGA GTAATGAGGCCGGACCGGGTTCCGTACGTAGTGGTGGTGCGGGCGGCACCGACGGTGCAAGAAGACGTTTAGGAGCTGATATCTGCGGCTGGGTCCCTATTGCAACCCGGGGCCCGTTCGACATGGCAGAGGGCAGTAAGCGCACGGGGACTGGGGGGGCACCCGAAGCAAACGGAGCCTATTCAAGCAAGACCAATCAGAGCGTTTCACGAGAAGCCGCGCTTGCGTTCCAACCCTGA
- the LOC110871593 gene encoding uncharacterized protein LOC110871593 isoform X1, which yields MEMHSTMTWRCGYNFLRHQHVVQVDYTTFIKERRRRNTQKFVRRFRFRRPHLKRRGLLGSNPGEKTLTGVYKEKMVAHTRSLSRGKGKTNLEPDVICVSSGTRSRRQRNSHVACVLFDSTEEDVTPPRANIKRQITKRKQTDYCGSPTKKRKKHRQPAQQIPALNTRSSPKQLFSAMMVLSDRQKESIKAMGFGGLLGLSVNGIPEKLAFHVVDSFDAKSLTLNIGNASLVVDAGLISKLLGIRNTGLRFADVEVAKTLPPSLKAWRARFPPTTYIAPSLISAEIQKDTYSDMAFFRTDFALLFLTAMGSSQQNGYVKDKILKRLTAETRYEDYNWCEFIIECLRKCKKKWRPSDPKCCWVGPLTVLTLLYVDCTQQPACNTGVGVRALHYWTKDLLTRRQDYEIANGGFGRGRVKPLSEAPAENGGAEQASIVDEWLQELAALRSKIEKTLSDRLNLDPDNEDHRRLKRKYLEVLDVLPCLPDEGLETFEEGDMLNRTAGGSSSPPSALAEGVEQAAQDDTNVASDSADEHEECNLNVLIAGIAKTAVEGDGASLRDVSIVCDTFPGTRGAAGGDDADDGADEPDMGNVGAVTACSGGAGYKQAESLEGVNHGEDQLAVDSQGTVSLGENSQVDASVPVETRVGRSDVESPANVGKSDSGDVTGGPEATPDDGNKETGATVDDGVENAQADVDGSPPAADVLQQQAASLLRPLAVCGLFAPSVRSPRLAAEIENVSEPGTGVAAERTDGVTTEGVQVSVKTGGGETVVNRSSTMELGIGSVGRGRGWTKSSIAARLLIGPPSVSAGCSSGLRAADYVPGVSCEGEQPVGVDGGRSRVGGSSHPSFSLGISQEVACGAGAGEKSPVAGVQTDFGPGPSDDLDVSATISSPVRSPLSFKSWVREGEAPTKVDVASGSQPSFSLGISQSVPCERQPNGKNSTGNEAGPGSVRSGGAGGTDGARRRLGADICGWVPIATRGPFDMAEGSKRTGTGGAPEANGAYSSKTNQSVSREAALAFQP from the exons ATGGAGATGCACTCTACAATGACATGGAGATGCGGATACAACTTTTTAAGGCACCAACATGTGGTACAAGTGGACTATACTACTTTCATAAAAGAAAG GCGACGAAGAAACACCCAAAAATTCGTTCGGCGATTCCGATTTCGGCGTCCACATTTGAAACGGCGAGGACTCCTAGGTTCAAATCCAGGAGAAAAAACGTTAACAG GTGTTTACAAGGAAAAAATGGTTGCACATACCAGAAGCTTGAGCCGGGGGAAGGGGAAGACAAATTTAGAACCAGATGTTATATGCGTTAGTTCCG GCACGAGGTCCCGGCGTCAGCGCAATAGTCATGTCGCTTGTGTGCTCTTTGACTCGACCGAAGAAGATGTCACGCCCCCACGGGCGAACATCAAACGGCAGATAACGAAGCGGAAGCAAACGGACTATTGTGGCTCCCCGACGAAAAAGAGGAAGAAACACAGACAACCAGCACAACAGATTCCAGCGTTGAATACACGATCTTCCCCGAAGCAATTATTCAGTGCCATGATGGTTTTAAGTGATCGTCAGAAAGAGTCTATTAAGGCAATGGGTTTCGGGGGCTTGTTAGGTCTGAGTGTCAATGGGATTCCTGAGAAGTTAGCCTTCCATGTGGTGGATAGTTTTGATGCGAAGTCGCTGACGTTAAACATAGGTAACGCCAGCCTGGTGGTTGACGCGGGGTTGATTAGCAAATTGTTAGGGATACGAAACACAGGTTTGAGGTTTGCTGATGTCGAGGTAGCCAAGACGCTTCCTCCATCGTTGAAGGCGTGGCGGGCACGCTTCCCACCAACAACTTACATAGCCCCTTCACTGATTTCGGCCGAAATACAGAAGGACACGTATTCGGACATGGCGTTTTTTCGTACCGATTTTGCCTTGCTTTTCCTCACTGCGATGGGCAGTTCACAGCAGAACGGTTATGTCAAAGACAAGATTTTGAAGCGTTTGACAGCGGAAACAAGATACGAAGATTACAATTGGTGTGAATTCATTATCGAGTGTTTGAGGAAGTGTAAGAAAAAATGGAGGCCATCGGACCCCAAGTGTTGCTGGGTTGGGCCGTTGACGGTCCTGACG TTGTTGTATGTAGACTGCACGCAGCAGCCAGCGTGCAACACCGGCGTTGGGGTCCGCGCACTTCATTACTGGACAAAAGATCTTTTGACGCGTCGTCAGGACTACGAGATAGCGAACGGAGGGTTCGGGCGTGGACGGGTGAAACCTCTAAGTGAGGCCCCAGCTGAAAACGGTGGAGCTGAACAG GCGAGCATTGTGGATGAATGGTTACAAGAGTTAGCTGCTTTAAGGTCCAAAATAGAGAAGACCTTAAGCGATCGGTTGAACCTGGATCCGGACAACGAGGATCATAGGAGGTTGAAGCGGAAATACCTCGAAGTGTTAGACGTGTTGCCATGTCTGCCGGATGAGGGATTAGAGACCTTCGAGGAAGGCGACATGCTGAATAGAACAGCCGGGGGTTCTTCCAGCCCTCCGTCCGCCCTAGCAG AGGGGGTTGAGCAAGCGGCGCAAGACGACACAAATGTTGCTTCTGATTCTGCCGACGAACACGAAGAGTGTAATTTAAATGTGTTGATAGCAGGTATCGCCAAAACCGCAGTGGAGGGGGACGGCGCGAGCCTGAGAGATGTAAGCATAGTCTGTGACACCTTTCCAG GGACGCGTGGCGCTGCGGGGGGAGACGATGCCGACGATGGCGCCGATGAACCAGATATGGGCAATGTTGGGGCTGTTACCGCATGTAGTGGCGGTGCTGGGTACAAGCAGGCTGAAAGTTTGGAGGGGGTGAATCACGGGGAAGACCAGTTGGCGGTTGACAGCCAGGGTACAGTGAGCTTGGGGGAAAACAGTCAAGTCGATGCTAGCGTGCCGGTCGAAACGAGAGTGGGGCGCTCGGACGTTGAGAGCCCGGCGAATGTTGGCAAGTCAG ACTCGGGTGACGTTACGGGCGGTCCTGAAGCCACGCCCGATGATGGGAACAAAGAAACGGGCGCAACCGTCGACGACGGTGTTGAAAATGCACAGGCGGATGTTGATGGGAGCCCACCTGCCGCCGACGTTTTGCAGCAGCAGGCTGCCTCATTGCTTCGGCCCCTGGCTGTATGCGGGCTGTTTGCTCCGTCGGTTCGATCACCCAGGCTCGCAGCCGAAATTGAAAATGTTTCAGAACCTGGAACAG GGGTGGCCGCTGAACGGACTGATGGCGTGACAACGGAAGGGGTGCAAGTGAGCGTTAAGACTGGCGGAGGTGAGACGGTTGTTAATCGCAGTTCGACGATGGAACTGGGGATTGGGTCTGTTGGGCGGGGGCGAGGCTGGACCAAGTCATCAATTGCCGCGAGGCTTCTTATCGGGCCCCCGTCTGTCAGCGCAGGCTGTTCCTCGGGCTTGCGTGCAGCAGACTACGTGCCCGGGGTATCTTGCGAGGGGGAACAGCCTGTGG GTGTTGACGGTGGCAGAAGCCGGGTGGGGGGCAGTAGCCATCCGAGTTTTAGCTTGGGGATCTCGCAGGAAGTAGCGTGTGGCGCGGGAGCAGGCGAAAAATCACCTG TAGCAGGTGTCCAGACTGACTTCGGACCCGGGCCTTCGGATGATCTGGACGTGTCGGCCACCATATCTAGCCCTGTCAGAAGCCCTCTAAGCTTCAAGTCATGGGTGCGCGAAGGTGAGGCCCCTACGAAGGTTGATGTTGCGTCGGGTAGCCAACCTAGTTTCAGTCTGGGGATATCGCAGAGTGTGCCTTGTGAGCGGCAGCCAAACGGGAAAAACTCGA CAGGTAATGAGGCCGGACCGGGTTCCGTACGTAGTGGTGGTGCGGGCGGCACCGACGGTGCAAGAAGACGTTTAGGAGCTGATATCTGCGGCTGGGTCCCTATTGCAACCCGGGGCCCGTTCGACATGGCAGAGGGCAGTAAGCGCACGGGGACTGGGGGGGCACCCGAAGCAAACGGAGCCTATTCAAGCAAGACCAATCAGAGCGTTTCACGAGAAGCCGCGCTTGCGTTCCAACCCTGA